The following are encoded in a window of Vigna unguiculata cultivar IT97K-499-35 chromosome 8, ASM411807v1, whole genome shotgun sequence genomic DNA:
- the LOC114194405 gene encoding uncharacterized protein LOC114194405, with the protein MQKLMHLHLMNDHTPSNRMHLTSIESSNASTSSRPHTQDEITNTSGGVLLQNSSALVEPNRTGQSGISMFQRSFFYSNMDESMKQFQKKLTELEVEAEHHLLARQQLVENDRLRNGNREALTALRKRARTTMSSVPSPFESMMRGVAGSSRPLVQEVCNTCGNHNTSEPTWMMFPGTDLFARIPFHAAHTIYETDQAKLDFESKKLQSIMKEKAYLLSESGILADKISPGLLKSLVTLNDKRK; encoded by the exons ATGCAGAAATTGATGCATCTTCATCTAATGAATGATCATACTCCTTCAAACAGAATGCATTTAACTAGTATTGAATCATCTAACGCTTCAACTTCTTCTCGTCCACATACGCAAGATGAAATCACTAATACCTCTGGTGGAGTTCTGTTACAAAATTCCAGTGCACTTGTTGAGCCGAATCGAACCGGACAAAGTGGCATTTCCATGTTCCAAAG GAGtttcttttattcaaatatgGATGAGAGCATGAAACAgttccaaaaaaaattaacagaacTGGAAGTGGAAGCTGAGCACCATCTTTTAGCCCGACAAcag CTGGTTGAGAATGATAGATTGAGAAATGGGAATAGAGAAGCACTTACTGCATTAAGGAAAAGGGCTCGGACAACAATGAGCAGTGTTCCATCTCCTTTCGAGTCAATGATGAGGGGAGTTGCTGGGAGCTCAAGACCTTTGGTTCAGGAGGTATGCAACACCTGTGGCAACCATAACACTTCTGAGCCGACATGGATGATGTTTCCAGGAACAGATCTGTTTGCCAGAATACCGTTTCATGCAGCTCATACTATATATGAAACAG ATCAAGCGAAGCTTGACTTTGAGTCAAAGAAACTACAGAGCATTATGAAGGAAAAAGCTTACCTTCTATCAGAGTCAGGTATTCTTGCAGACAAGATAAGCCCTGGATTGCTCAAATCGCTTGTAACCTTAAATGACAAGAGAAAGTAA
- the LOC114193187 gene encoding uncharacterized protein LOC114193187 isoform X1 → MQVFDEILHGVEHKFCLRHLYNNYKKIFGGGVVIRKLMMGAAKATYYQAWKSKMEELKKINVAAYDWFVAIPRQSWCKHAFSVYPRCDVLMSNLSESFNSTILLARDKPILTMMEWIRCYLMSRFAHLREKFVAYAGVGMPKPNKRLDREVEKSGKWIAVWIGDSVFEVTQGFAMEKFVVDLANCRCSCYFWELVGIPCRHVIAAINYKLEQPQNYVHRYYKREAYEACYGPKITPINGQELWPRTNSTPLLPPLFKAPPGRPKKLRRREADENVSHSKAGRKPMKMKCSKCKQYGHNSRGCRAGKT, encoded by the coding sequence ATGCAAGTATTTGATGAGATCCTTCATGGAGTTGAACACAAATTTTGCCTAAGGCATTTATACAAcaactacaagaaaatatttggaggaGGAGTTGTCATACGCAAACTAATGATGGGAGCTGCCAAAGCAACATACTACCAAGCATGGAAATCAAAAATGGAGGAATTAAAGAAGATTAATGTTGCGGCATATGACTGGTTTGTAGCTATTCCACGCCAATCATGGTGCAAGCATGCATTTAGTGTATACCCTAGGTGTGATGTGCTTATGAGTAACCTGTCAGAATCATTTAATAGCACAATTCTGTTAGCTAGGGATAAACCCATACTTACTATGATGGAGTGGATAAGGTGCTATTTAATGAGTAGATTTGCACACCTAAGAGAAAAGTTTGTTGCATATGCTGGAGTTGGTATGCCTAAGCCAAATAAAAGGCTAGATAGGGAAGTTGAAAAAAGTGGTAAATGGATTGCTGTTTGGATTGGGGATTCTGTTTTTGAAGTTACCCAAGGGTTTGCCATGGAGAAATTTGTTGTTGATCTAGCAAATTGTAGGTGTTCATGTTATTTTTGGGAATTAGTGGGAATACCTTGCAGACATGTCATTGCTgcaataaattacaaattagaACAACCACAAAATTATGTCCATCGTTACTATAAGAGAGAGGCTTACGAAGCTTGCTATGGGCCAAAAATTACACCCATCAATGGACAAGAGTTATGGCCAAGAACAAATTCAACACCATTACTGCCACCATTATTTAAGGCTCCTCCAGGGAGGCCAAAGAAATTACGAAGAAGGGAGGCAGATGAGAACGTGAGTCACTCAAAAGCAGGGAGAAAACCAATGAAGATGAAATGCAGCAAATGTAAGCAATATGGACATAATAGTAGAGGTTGTAGAGCTGGAAAAACATAG
- the LOC114193187 gene encoding uncharacterized protein LOC114193187 isoform X2, translated as MEVEVIVEEIRVVDKGDATVEEVQVANKEDVIVEDGRVENENSVGENRDAENAEAGDVEDHSDIDVEELDESEEERHRDDDDGFGSTNTSRRNITQLLERWQNFHKERRRRKPSASASAGAFETDAIGHNHDIDATYSTDELDSDVECEGELVHKYTTFQSEDMGKDFKFKVGMEFYSLKEFKQAVKEYSILNGKEIMFVKNDDIRVRAVCKKKCGFVILCSKVGGSHTFRVKTLVDGHSCGRVFGNQNANKDWVSKVVAEKFRNVGKMTTNEIIDDIKKTYSVGITMWRAIKGK; from the coding sequence ATGGAGGTTGAGGTTATTGTAGAAGAAATTAGAGTTGTTGATAAAGGGGATGCGACAGTGGAAGAAGTTCAGGTTGCTAACAAAGAGGATGTAATAGTGGAGGATGGAAGAGTGGAAAATGAGAATTCTGTTGGTGAAAATAGGGATGCTGAGAATGCTGAGGCTGGTGATGTGGAAGACCACAGTGATATTGATGTTGAAGAGTTggatgaaagtgaagaagaacgTCATAGAGATGACGATGATGGTTTTGGATCCACTAACACATCACGCAGAAACATTACACAACTACTTGAGAGGTGGCAAAATTTTCATAaagaaaggagaagaaggaaGCCTTCGGCCAGTGCAAGTGCAGGTGCTTTTGAAACAGATGCAATAGGTCATAATCATGACATAGATGCCACATATAGTACTGATGAATTAGACAGTGATGTTGAATGTGAAGGAGAACTTGTGCATAAGTATACCACTTTTCAAAGTGAAGACATGGGAAAAGACTTTAAATTCAAAGTGGGGATGGAATTCTACTCACTTAAGGAGTTTAAACAAGCTGTTAAGGAGTATTCTATACTAAATGGCAAGGAGATAATGTTTGTTAAAAATGATGACATAAGAGTCAGGGCAGTTTGCAAGAAGAAATGTGGATTTGTGATTTTGTGTAGTAAAGTAGGAGGAAGCCATACATTTAGGGTGAAGACATTGGTTGATGGTCATAGTTGTGGGAGAGTATTTGGTAATCAAAATGCAAATAAAGATTGGGTTTCTAAAGTGGTTGCTGAGAAATTTAGAAATGTAGGCAAGATGACTACAAACGAGATCATTGATGACATCAAGAAGACTTATAGTGTGGGGATCACTATGTGGAGGgcaataaaaggaaaatag
- the LOC114195394 gene encoding uncharacterized protein LOC114195394, with product MDRSVRPRLLLLQSEDFQKFCGCGEKLLLLKANTAKNNGRFFWRCRNWTTEGNCSFFQWADEGEPVWDELTEKKDEETLCDKEKMVVDLLQKNVKLKKKLMEERKLGQIKMWLFLVSWAFTIVFCVLFVMKINCNM from the exons ATGGATCGAAGTGTTCGAcctcgtcttcttcttcttcaaagcgaggattttcaaaaattttgtggATGTGGggaaaaattattgttattgaaaGCCAACACCGCGAAGAACAATGGTAGATTTTTCTGGAGATGTAGAAACTGGACA ACTGAAGGAAATTGTAGCTTCTTCCAATGGGCTGATGAAGGGGAACCTGTTTGGGATGAATTAACAgagaaaaaagatgaagaaactTTGTGTGATAAGGAGAAAATGGTTGTGGATTTGCTTCAGAAGAATGTGAAGCTAAAGAAGAAATTGATGGAGGAGAGAAAACTGGGTCAAATTAAGATGTGGCTTTTCTTAGTTTCATGGGCATTTACtattgtgttttgtgttttattcGTGATGAAAATCAATTGTAACATGTAG